AGCCCTCTTGGCTTCCCATATACTATTGTTGTTCATTACtaattgactgtttttctttttatcacaaGGTGCAAATAAATAGACACTGATGCAAATAAATAGCCTTCTTTACATATATTAAGCatggtgcaaaataaaacaaatatccCCAAAGCAGTGGTCCCCGAGTTGCTTCTTGGTTATAATGGTGGTCCCTGGGACAAAAACCAGTTGAAAACCCCTGCCTTACACCAAAAATAGTCCTGGTCAATGTCacctttttaaagtttgattcaCGTTTCTGCGTGACTGGATGACCGAGATATGTGGCTTCAAAGtccccattcatttcctatgggaAACTTAAATTGAGAtttatgttgccatggtaactgcgATCGCAACCAAAATTTGCAGGCTGTGAGAGCTGAGCAAGCCGCACATTTCGTCCATTGACTGTGTCGAGGTATTCTCAATAGTATAAGAGTACGGGCCTTGCAAAATGTGCGCcattcatattttccatttgcacagttttttggggatttttgtcGCCATGATAACTCTGAGAAAGTACAGAAGTCATAGCACATCATTCCCAACTGAGACGTAcgttttcataataataataatgtcataggTTTTTTcgaaactgtgggaggagtagtGAATCATAATTTTACGGAAGAGGAAGTcgaaataataagaataagaaacacGCAGGATAACAATAGTGACTCGGTGCTGCCCTGAGGCActaataacatataaattaatacctttgCATGAACAGCAGTAGTGCATGATtctaacagttagttaactgtcacttaatgtttattacagcattaactaatgttaattgttgtacttgTATTgtaatcttcttcttcttcttctattgcgtgaagcactttgtgttgcatttgtttgtatgaaaagaGCCTTACAGCACTATCTATTGTCTAGTAGTGTCTAGTATTATATGTACAGTGCTGTGTATGAGTGCTTTCAGATGAAGCGCCAGGTCTCACCGGGGTGCGACATGCTCCTCTTCAGCTCCTTGAGCAGCTCTCTGGTCAGGGTGTGGATCTCGTCCCGGAGGCGGCAGCGGCCATCCAGGGTCAGGTGCCACAGGCAGGACTTCCTCTTGCCCTCTCTGCACAGCTGGTGAGGAGTTTTGCGGAAGCTGTTACTGAAGCACAGGTTGTGTCGGATGGTGTTTTTCCAGCCATCAGGCGCTGTCTGGAAGAAGGGGAAGTGCTCTCTGTGGAAGGACAGGAGGCGACGCCAGAGTACCACAAGATTTTTTACTAATGAGGTTTTactaataaagaagaaaaaataatctgAAGTCTGTCTTAACCTGGTCAAAACACCATCCTGCTCATTGTATCAGGTTTAACAACTGAAATGAGCATAGGCCTGTTAAAGACACCAGTGATTGTGAATGGtccttttacattttacttgTCAACAAACTGTTTAGCAAATCATGTGGGGCACCTAAAGATTTATAAcatagaatcaaaatgtgaatttctggttgaaacagcctccttttaatgttctgcttctgcagtgaacaaagtcctcaacattcagaaaccacacagctgataattggctgtggaaagtaaAGAGtggaaagttcattttcatatcgtagtggaatgaatggaaaccagcggctggaggaaagggaggaggaatgatgtggcagctctgagatcccactgcttgctttgggagatAGAAGAataacagaaatgtgaagtttatacattttgtagatattcgCAGCTGAAACACCCGACAATATCCGACATACtcagctgctgttgtggttTTGCTAAATGTTGCCCTGCAGGCGGATGTGCCGACTGACCTGGTGAAGTTGTAGATCTGCTGGACGTTCAGGCTTCCCGTGTGGCTGTTGCTGAGCGCCATAGCAATGAGGATGCAGTAGTTAACCGGTGGGCGGGGCCAACCTGTGACCTTCAGCAGCTTGCTGTCCTGGAAGGAAGCTCAAGACTTTTATTCACATCCAGTCTTCAGTACACCGCTACGACTTTCAAAAAAGACAGACTCGACAGACTTTTACTGCACTGTATGTGTCCCTTTGTAATATATGGAAGAGAATTAGagacaaaaattttaaaaaaaaactgagcactgagattaatctcagaagTCTGAGAGAGTTAGAATTATGAGATTAAAGAGAGATCTTTAGTCTCACAGTTCTGACTTTTTCTCAGATTTCTGATTAATATCAGaaacttgttgttgttgtggggcTCTAATGTTCTGCAGTCAGGAAAAGTTTAGCATGCAAAATGTGATTAGAtcaaaaaaaagaatcaaaataaaaaaaattaaaaaaaaatcactgattccaaaaaaggaaaacaatcaTGGTTTCTTATTTCTTCCCAACCCAATTTACCACACAAATGACTTCAACGGCAGTAGCACCTCCTTGTTTGGTCCTTGTTGGGAAAATCCCAGTCACCTCCTGTGTGTTTTAACTTCTCTTGCGTGGCTTCATATGGATTTCAGATGCAGTTGAGAGGTCTTAGACTTTGTGCACCACAACAAGGAGACATGACTACAGGACACAAGATTGTTGTGTAATTTGAATGATTCAGCGAGTCTGAGCTTGACATTGAGTTTTCTTTAGACTGAGACCAGCAGGGAACCCGAGAAGGTTCCTTGAAGAACCCCTTCATAAAGAGATCATGAACCCTGCTGGCACTTCTAAAATGCCAGGGCTCTgattaaagaaatgaaaatctGTGCTGCTCTATCAGGATGTTTGTCTGGAGGGTGGGTGGAGTCTCTGTGCCGAGAGTCCTCACCCTGGATTTGGTGCTCCTCCCCTTGCGGCGGCTCTGGACTCGTCGATTTACAGGGAAATCCACCCAGGGGCCTCCATCTTCACCTCTGAACTAACAATCAAAGTTGGCAAGGTTAGATTCAAAACACTCATTCTCactttgatttttgtttgtggtcTTGTCTTGTAGTCAGACAGTTTTATCGAAACCATCTAGAATCCTGATCCAGTGTCCGATGTTCAAGTGCTTCTTCCTGCCAGGAAACTACAATCCACAATAAACCTGATACCACATGAACCTGGCCCTCTTCTATCACTGATTATATCTTTATTTataatctttcttttttgaacCTTCATTGTAAAGCTCAAAAGCCTTTTTATTATTGTGTGCACTTTGAgctacattttatatatttggtGCTGTGTAAAATTGATTAATGTGATCAAAATGTTGGGGCTTCTAACGCAGCtgtatctgtctttttttggtAAACTTGGTTGGATTTAAACCAGCTAAATTTACCTGCTTCTGTTCTTAATCTGAAATGGGACTCACCagaacttttgtttttactgggGACGTTTATGTACTTTTGGATGTAGTTTCTGGTTCATACCTTGTgctcagaggaggaggcagcctGCGTCGCCTCAACAGCGTGAGGAGCCAACATGGCCGACAGGTGGAGGTTGGAGAGGGCGGGGCGTGGCTCTGCATCCACATCGGGTTTAGGAAGAGTCTTCCTGCTGTACTGGATGGGACAGGCGAGGTTCGGGTTCACCATCAGCCACAGGTTGGGCCGCACACACGAGTCTGACGCAGACACACACCGTGACATCAATAAACTTTCAGCTCACTCATGTACAGACACTAAAACCTGGACGGACGTCAGATCTCTTGTTTAATCGTTTGATACCTGTAGAACCCCGGCgtggcc
This DNA window, taken from Myripristis murdjan chromosome 3, fMyrMur1.1, whole genome shotgun sequence, encodes the following:
- the foxr1 gene encoding forkhead box protein R1, producing the protein MWVQLQVPGRFLELHGCSGLTDWDMDEEMKLTTTTDQFHYDDKLSDQYLAQWHAARIQRRRDEYTCHSHTSDSCVRPNLWLMVNPNLACPIQYSRKTLPKPDVDAEPRPALSNLHLSAMLAPHAVEATQAASSSEHKFRGEDGGPWVDFPVNRRVQSRRKGRSTKSRDSKLLKVTGWPRPPVNYCILIAMALSNSHTGSLNVQQIYNFTREHFPFFQTAPDGWKNTIRHNLCFSNSFRKTPHQLCREGKRKSCLWHLTLDGRCRLRDEIHTLTRELLKELKRSMSHPDLIQSLFEL